Proteins encoded in a region of the Bacteroidota bacterium genome:
- a CDS encoding alpha/beta hydrolase — translation MAQNDSLKYCQTENGTICYREFGVNNDSVILLLHGIPGSSHCFDSLASFLSNRYRVIVPDLLGFGNSSKPKFDYYMTAQAEAVSSLLTDKGVKELTIFGHDFGGPVALTFMRLFSYPKVNKLILSSTNVFTDTYIPPPLRMAKVPILRDLFFWMMAGSRMGMNMTYKQAVIQKDTYTHQMFNKSITKSGMRYTNRIFKKSLSNLKLHYKDIHNYLSEIKIPVLVLWGDADPFFAVNVGERTAKAVQKGLLIVYPKTGHYVPSEQPKAVSVDVLKFLNDGN, via the coding sequence ATGGCTCAAAATGATTCTCTAAAATACTGTCAAACCGAAAATGGTACAATTTGTTACCGGGAGTTTGGTGTCAATAACGATTCTGTTATTTTACTCCTGCATGGTATCCCCGGTTCCTCGCATTGTTTTGATTCCTTAGCTTCTTTCCTTAGCAATCGATACCGCGTAATTGTGCCTGATCTTCTGGGTTTCGGTAATTCTTCTAAACCCAAATTCGATTATTATATGACTGCTCAAGCCGAAGCTGTTTCCTCTCTGCTAACTGATAAAGGCGTTAAGGAGCTAACTATTTTTGGTCACGATTTTGGCGGACCGGTAGCTTTAACATTCATGCGGCTTTTCAGCTATCCTAAGGTAAATAAACTAATTCTTTCGTCTACTAATGTATTTACAGATACTTACATTCCACCACCACTTCGGATGGCAAAAGTCCCTATTCTCCGCGATCTTTTCTTTTGGATGATGGCTGGTAGTAGAATGGGTATGAATATGACTTACAAACAAGCCGTAATTCAAAAGGATACTTATACGCATCAAATGTTCAATAAAAGTATAACTAAAAGCGGCATGCGTTATACCAATCGCATTTTCAAAAAAAGTTTATCTAATCTCAAATTACATTATAAGGATATTCATAATTATCTATCCGAAATTAAAATACCTGTATTGGTACTTTGGGGCGATGCTGATCCATTCTTCGCTGTAAATGTGGGCGAACGTACAGCTAAAGCAGTGCAAAAGGGTTTACTTATCGTTTATCCCAAAACCGGTCATTACGTTCCCTCAGAACAACCAAAAGCAGTTAGTGTTGATGTACTAAAATTCTTAAATGATGGAAACTAA
- a CDS encoding CPBP family intramembrane metalloprotease produces MTFLISEIISAILQILVFTLIPFIVYLIIHKTSRGFLAYIGLVKTTKKAILLSVAISFVFIAGTLVLVLTNENTKAVMTNPPSVTGKLHQMGLSSITMLSLFIIACFKTSFAEEIFFRGFVAKRLMKRFGYLIGNITQSLIFAVLHLVLFAAMTNSSVGFLLYIFLISGIGAYLIGLVKEKYGEGSIIPGWIAHGLGNTISYFIIAFVI; encoded by the coding sequence ATGACATTTCTGATAAGCGAAATTATTTCGGCCATACTGCAAATTTTAGTATTTACCTTAATTCCATTTATTGTTTATCTGATCATTCACAAAACTTCCAGAGGGTTCTTGGCATACATTGGTCTAGTTAAAACAACCAAAAAAGCTATTTTACTCTCGGTTGCGATTTCATTTGTATTTATCGCAGGGACTCTTGTATTAGTATTAACCAATGAAAATACAAAGGCTGTAATGACAAATCCACCCAGTGTTACAGGTAAGCTACATCAGATGGGATTAAGTTCAATAACAATGTTATCTTTATTTATAATAGCTTGTTTTAAAACCTCGTTTGCAGAGGAGATATTTTTCAGGGGATTTGTTGCCAAGAGATTGATGAAGCGCTTTGGATATTTAATTGGTAACATTACACAATCACTTATTTTTGCTGTTTTGCATTTGGTTTTATTCGCAGCGATGACGAATTCGAGCGTGGGATTTCTATTATACATATTCTTAATATCAGGTATTGGTGCATATTTGATTGGGCTTGTTAAAGAGAAGTACGGAGAAGGAAGTATAATACCCGGTTGGATCGCACACGGATTAGGTAATACAATTTCTTACTTTATTATAGCGTTTGTCATCTAA
- a CDS encoding helix-turn-helix transcriptional regulator yields MSRTKALIGYRIKAKRIEMGLTQQELAAKLLVDRQYISKLEGGKINMSLDYLDKVLTELNCTVDELFINNK; encoded by the coding sequence ATGTCACGAACTAAAGCACTTATTGGATACCGAATTAAAGCGAAAAGAATTGAAATGGGTTTAACGCAGCAGGAATTGGCTGCAAAGCTCTTGGTCGACCGCCAGTACATTTCAAAATTGGAGGGTGGTAAGATCAATATGTCACTGGATTATTTAGACAAAGTACTAACTGAATTAAATTGTACTGTAGATGAACTTTTTATTAATAATAAATAA
- a CDS encoding patatin-like phospholipase family protein has translation MKDLRIGLAFSGGGFRASAFCLGVLTYLDRVKYKEQPLLEKVYALSTVSGGTITGTRYAIGIKNGESLEQIYKDLYDFLRNVDLVNLSLDRLISDEGWTNDRVKSIINAFADVYSKQLFKDAKFGNLLSASSSIHLKHISFNATEFANGVQFRFQVSEKIIKPEPGEPDKGIIGNYYYRISESLADQIRMGDILASSSCFPGGFEPINFPTDFVLPDSDELSKLKKDQNYPVGLMDGGIVDNQGIEPLLLANQRIKRNEPELGESNAFDLMIVSDVASPYMEDYKATKVKPLNWFRKRTPSFFLSLNSFLLLSFLALLWYSVSNQKPAFIILSTFFITLNIIIIFLALLAQVLIKKANPPSKILSALIKLLRLKFGVYDTIITNRINSVIKMANEVFLKHVRGLQYSKLYKDKSWENRRIMNAIYELRKDESKLLDKIKNGKISKALEPSAKIQEISALATSMGTTLWFSESELKKKNMLNALIACGQFNLCWNLLEYIEKIEKNKDNTNQNHLDLINCKQQLMNDWLEFNKDPFWMVKQSN, from the coding sequence ATGAAAGATCTTCGAATCGGTTTAGCTTTTTCAGGCGGAGGTTTTAGGGCATCAGCTTTTTGCTTGGGTGTACTAACTTATTTGGATAGGGTAAAGTATAAAGAGCAACCTCTATTAGAAAAAGTTTATGCCTTATCTACGGTTTCTGGTGGAACTATTACTGGAACGCGCTATGCTATTGGGATTAAGAATGGTGAATCGCTTGAACAAATTTACAAAGACCTTTATGATTTTTTGCGTAATGTAGATTTGGTTAATCTCAGCCTCGATCGTCTTATATCAGATGAAGGCTGGACCAACGATAGAGTAAAGAGTATCATCAATGCGTTTGCCGACGTGTATTCCAAGCAATTATTTAAAGATGCTAAATTTGGCAATCTGCTTTCGGCAAGCTCGTCAATTCACTTGAAACATATTTCCTTTAACGCTACAGAATTTGCTAATGGTGTACAATTCAGATTTCAAGTCTCTGAAAAGATCATTAAGCCCGAGCCTGGCGAACCTGATAAAGGCATTATAGGCAACTATTATTACAGAATTAGTGAATCACTGGCCGATCAAATTAGAATGGGAGATATCTTAGCATCTTCCTCATGTTTTCCGGGAGGTTTCGAGCCAATAAACTTCCCAACAGATTTTGTCTTGCCCGACAGTGATGAATTATCCAAATTAAAAAAAGATCAAAATTATCCCGTTGGGTTAATGGATGGTGGTATTGTAGATAACCAAGGCATCGAGCCTCTGCTTTTAGCAAATCAACGCATTAAAAGAAATGAACCTGAATTAGGAGAATCTAATGCTTTCGATCTCATGATTGTTTCCGATGTAGCTAGCCCTTATATGGAAGACTATAAGGCTACTAAAGTAAAACCTTTAAATTGGTTCAGAAAACGTACTCCATCTTTTTTCCTATCGCTCAATTCTTTTCTTTTGCTATCATTTTTAGCGCTTCTCTGGTATTCTGTTTCCAACCAAAAGCCGGCCTTCATTATCCTTTCCACATTTTTTATTACTTTAAACATTATTATCATCTTCTTAGCACTACTAGCACAAGTCCTTATAAAAAAAGCGAATCCTCCTAGTAAAATTCTAAGTGCATTAATCAAACTATTGCGTTTGAAATTCGGAGTGTATGATACAATTATCACCAACAGAATTAACTCTGTTATAAAAATGGCTAATGAAGTTTTTCTTAAACATGTCAGAGGTCTTCAATATTCAAAGCTTTATAAAGATAAGAGCTGGGAAAATAGAAGGATAATGAATGCTATTTATGAGCTCAGGAAAGACGAAAGTAAATTACTCGATAAAATAAAGAACGGTAAGATTAGTAAGGCCCTGGAACCTTCCGCCAAAATCCAAGAAATTTCAGCATTGGCAACAAGTATGGGTACTACACTCTGGTTTTCCGAAAGTGAATTGAAGAAAAAGAATATGTTAAATGCACTTATTGCCTGCGGACAATTCAATCTCTGTTGGAACCTTCTTGAATATATAGAAAAAATTGAAAAGAATAAAGATAACACAAACCAAAACCATCTTGATCTTATTAATTGCAAGCAACAATTAATGAATGATTGGTTAGAATTCAATAAGGACCCCTTTTGGATGGTCAAACAATCTAATTAA
- a CDS encoding alpha/beta fold hydrolase: MRKTVTIVSMLFSFFVVQLFSAQVSCHCYGNGPYTMVFDAGMGNWSVFFKPLAEKLKTKVKVCLFDRYNYKSRKLPKYRDLKTMAAEFNSELERNNITDSIILVGHSLGGLYVRMFHDLYPQKVSGMILLDAANPNLLDSIPALRENITKQTKQINKVINLANWGLLRLGKKNIPTFGLPENCLSEYYKVTTRKPYYLIYRLELASFDKILLESKSLGKIVDKPLLVIASNVGLNPPINSDSSTASKYSNTWVNLQKDLLTISTRSIYSETNADHFFHVSNPDFVSLQVSNYLFQMFGFK, encoded by the coding sequence ATGCGAAAAACTGTAACAATAGTTTCAATGCTGTTTTCCTTTTTTGTTGTACAGCTATTTTCAGCGCAAGTATCCTGTCATTGCTATGGTAACGGCCCCTATACGATGGTGTTTGATGCAGGAATGGGTAATTGGTCAGTTTTTTTTAAGCCTTTAGCTGAAAAACTAAAAACCAAAGTTAAGGTATGTTTGTTCGACAGATATAACTACAAAAGCAGAAAGCTCCCAAAATACCGTGATCTCAAAACTATGGCAGCCGAATTTAATAGCGAATTGGAAAGGAACAACATTACTGACTCCATAATTCTGGTCGGCCATTCTCTAGGTGGCTTATACGTAAGAATGTTTCACGATTTGTACCCTCAAAAGGTGTCAGGCATGATCCTTCTCGATGCTGCCAATCCTAATTTATTAGATAGTATACCGGCACTTCGGGAAAATATCACAAAACAAACCAAACAGATCAATAAAGTCATTAACCTTGCCAATTGGGGGCTGCTGCGATTGGGAAAGAAGAATATACCCACTTTCGGCTTGCCTGAAAATTGTCTCTCTGAATATTATAAGGTAACTACCCGTAAACCCTACTACTTGATTTATCGTCTCGAGCTCGCTTCGTTTGACAAAATACTTTTGGAAAGTAAAAGCTTAGGCAAAATTGTAGATAAACCGCTACTGGTGATTGCAAGCAACGTTGGATTAAATCCACCTATTAATTCGGATTCTTCAACTGCCTCAAAATATTCTAATACTTGGGTCAATCTTCAAAAAGATCTTTTAACTATATCCACGAGATCAATTTATTCCGAAACCAACGCTGATCACTTCTTTCATGTTTCCAACCCGGATTTCGTATCACTTCAAGTTAGCAACTACCTCTTCCAAATGTTCGGGTTTAAGTAA
- a CDS encoding transcriptional regulator: MNYIIHLNKAFGIFCEDERLTPFHVSLYFSLFQYWNMAKFRNPISISRDELMRASKIGSVNTYIRSIKELHTWNYIKYIPSYNPQKGSQVYLYTFDNSSNNSKSNSNDNGTDISHYKGTGKAGNKAKEKPVIPSINNSNKTNKLKHNKHEHTRSKNPKKVLSSGDRYSVEGGKKKKDSGQKRKKPLSHSAKTGCEWPLLSQVRTYFIEQKWPLIEAEKFFNHYSSNGWLVGGKTPMKNWQASATKWMLNSANFSLSSGRGIKGEGKKGEVTPGKLQTSNEKDYNEPL, from the coding sequence ATGAATTACATCATTCATTTAAATAAAGCTTTCGGAATATTTTGCGAGGATGAAAGATTAACACCCTTCCATGTGAGTTTGTATTTCAGTTTGTTTCAATACTGGAACATGGCGAAGTTTCGCAATCCCATCTCTATAAGTCGAGATGAATTAATGCGCGCTTCAAAGATAGGTTCTGTAAACACTTACATCCGCAGCATTAAAGAACTGCATACTTGGAACTACATAAAATACATTCCGTCTTATAATCCGCAAAAAGGTTCACAGGTTTACTTGTACACATTTGATAATAGTAGTAATAATTCTAAAAGTAATAGTAACGATAATGGTACTGATATATCTCATTATAAAGGCACTGGTAAAGCTGGTAACAAAGCCAAAGAAAAACCGGTGATACCTTCTATAAACAATTCAAACAAAACAAATAAACTAAAACATAATAAACATGAGCACACACGATCAAAAAATCCTAAGAAAGTTCTTTCTTCAGGTGATAGGTATTCTGTTGAGGGAGGAAAAAAGAAAAAAGATTCCGGGCAAAAAAGAAAAAAGCCATTGTCACATAGCGCAAAGACGGGATGCGAGTGGCCGCTTCTCTCACAAGTCCGCACCTACTTTATCGAGCAAAAATGGCCACTCATTGAAGCTGAAAAATTCTTCAATCACTATTCGAGTAACGGTTGGCTTGTAGGCGGCAAAACACCAATGAAAAACTGGCAAGCCTCCGCCACAAAGTGGATGCTTAACAGCGCTAATTTCTCCCTCTCCTCAGGGAGAGGGATCAAGGGTGAGGGGAAAAAGGGGGAGGTAACCCCGGGCAAACTCCAAACATCAAACGAAAAAGACTACAATGAACCCTTATGA
- a CDS encoding helix-turn-helix domain-containing protein, which produces MAVDILTKEDLNNFKAELFEEIKTLIRTKPSYSNHKEWLKSYEVRKLLGISPGKLQNMRLNGTLAFTQIGGLMFYRYEDIVKLMEDNKKKRPLIARQSK; this is translated from the coding sequence ATGGCAGTAGATATCCTTACTAAAGAAGATCTAAACAACTTCAAAGCAGAGTTATTTGAAGAGATCAAAACACTAATCAGAACCAAGCCATCCTATTCAAATCACAAAGAATGGCTCAAATCTTACGAAGTCCGTAAGCTCCTCGGTATTTCACCGGGCAAGCTTCAAAATATGCGGCTTAATGGCACGCTCGCATTCACCCAAATAGGCGGCCTCATGTTTTACAGGTACGAAGACATTGTAAAACTCATGGAAGACAACAAGAAAAAACGTCCGCTCATCGCAAGGCAATCTAAATGA
- a CDS encoding CehA/McbA family metallohydrolase: MKQITKTFAMAFLLIAFSLRSQTYKIYMGLLHAHSSISDGSGTPEEAFLMAKQTGLDFFALTEHNHLEADGKGDRKDGILIAKDNKLYNGSTTLTVTTTAGKKVVIKPLIKAAKDATTTKFLALYGQEFSTISSGNHVNLVGIDEVIKCENGNYKELVEMLDKMKTDGKKLPIMQMNHPDVYADLFANNPDKNAFNDYGIDEDDLGPHFKNLIARLDPYVSLIEVLSGPALTKNIKPNYHYDETYESDYFFYLKQGFHISPSAGQDNHYYNWGKGTDARVGVLATTLTEKDIFDGINNNRTFATDDKNLTAYFSANKNIMGLSITANEDSEIDIELVINDKDEATSEYSIKVYGGSIKPELSTNATSTKLKDGLLLETEVTGNGTFKIKGVNVPDGPAFIYIKIVQDDGGRLWTAPVWINYNTTTGNVTSGGSEIYYWSASKSSKVYHKKGCSSVNMINSENLQEGTTPPEGRTLHECNNQSEDH; encoded by the coding sequence ATGAAACAAATAACCAAAACTTTTGCTATGGCTTTTTTGCTGATAGCATTCTCGTTGCGTTCTCAAACCTATAAAATATATATGGGGCTTCTTCACGCACACTCTTCAATTTCTGACGGTAGCGGTACTCCTGAAGAAGCTTTCTTAATGGCTAAGCAAACCGGGCTCGACTTTTTTGCTCTTACCGAACATAATCACCTAGAAGCCGATGGTAAAGGTGATCGTAAAGATGGAATTTTAATTGCAAAGGATAATAAATTGTATAATGGTTCAACTACCCTTACTGTCACCACCACAGCCGGTAAAAAAGTTGTTATAAAGCCACTTATCAAAGCTGCTAAAGATGCAACAACAACCAAATTCCTTGCTTTATACGGACAAGAATTTTCAACAATTTCCTCTGGTAATCACGTCAATCTTGTTGGTATTGATGAAGTAATAAAATGTGAAAACGGCAATTATAAGGAACTGGTAGAAATGTTGGATAAAATGAAAACAGATGGCAAGAAGTTACCAATTATGCAAATGAATCATCCGGATGTATACGCTGATCTGTTTGCAAATAATCCTGATAAAAATGCATTCAACGACTACGGTATTGATGAAGATGATCTTGGGCCGCATTTCAAAAATCTAATTGCTAGGTTAGATCCATACGTTAGTCTTATTGAAGTTTTAAGTGGCCCCGCTTTAACAAAAAACATAAAACCAAATTACCATTATGATGAAACTTACGAAAGCGATTACTTTTTCTATTTGAAGCAGGGTTTTCATATCAGCCCTTCGGCTGGTCAGGATAATCATTATTACAATTGGGGCAAAGGTACAGATGCGCGTGTTGGCGTACTTGCCACTACACTAACCGAAAAAGATATATTCGATGGTATAAACAACAACAGAACTTTTGCAACCGACGATAAAAATCTTACTGCATACTTCAGTGCTAATAAAAATATCATGGGCTTATCTATTACAGCAAATGAAGATTCTGAAATAGATATTGAATTAGTTATTAATGATAAGGACGAAGCTACGAGTGAGTATAGTATAAAAGTATATGGCGGCAGTATAAAACCAGAATTAAGCACAAATGCAACTTCAACTAAATTAAAGGACGGCTTGTTGTTAGAAACAGAGGTTACCGGAAACGGTACTTTCAAGATCAAAGGGGTTAATGTTCCTGATGGACCTGCATTCATCTACATCAAAATTGTACAAGATGATGGTGGTCGCTTATGGACTGCCCCGGTTTGGATAAACTACAATACAACTACAGGTAATGTTACCTCAGGTGGAAGCGAAATATATTACTGGAGCGCTTCAAAATCATCAAAAGTTTATCACAAAAAAGGTTGCTCATCAGTCAATATGATCAATTCTGAGAATCTTCAGGAAGGTACAACGCCGCCGGAAGGTCGTACGCTGCATGAATGCAATAATCAAAGCGAAGATCATTAA
- a CDS encoding MBL fold metallo-hydrolase translates to MITRTFQPIGQGAFYTEKHSYPNGNKFNVVYDCGSSTLTNKELQNRIRSAFAKGEIIDVLFISHFHSDHINGIEFLKDYCRIKSVIPPLINAQDSIIYGIENSAAFENEENDFDDLINNPTEYFSPNTTIIRINPYDNENSNEQEIINLQELKEGDRRNVNSTVKFQIAQWIYVPFNFEQKDRTRQLVDSLKRQGLELNSLTSIDRILGSKAKIKEAYNAIDGNLNENSMVVFSGPLDGVKLSAKIQFNAFTAGHWHYRYYASCLYTGDFNAKALPNVKAIITFIGQFAQPLGTLQIPHHGSAHNFSDYILGTHPCLCVVSVGNFNTYGHPSQDVLNSILRSNGRPQVVTENIESIYIQTIDNSSGN, encoded by the coding sequence ATGATAACGCGCACATTTCAACCAATTGGTCAAGGCGCTTTTTATACCGAAAAGCACTCTTACCCAAACGGCAATAAGTTTAATGTAGTCTACGATTGCGGTAGTTCAACTTTAACAAATAAAGAGTTACAGAATCGCATTCGCTCAGCTTTTGCAAAGGGAGAAATTATTGATGTGTTATTCATCTCTCATTTTCATAGCGATCATATAAATGGGATAGAATTTCTTAAAGACTACTGTCGCATTAAATCGGTCATACCTCCTCTTATTAATGCACAAGATAGTATCATATATGGTATCGAAAACAGTGCCGCATTTGAAAATGAAGAGAATGATTTTGATGATTTGATAAATAATCCCACTGAATATTTTTCTCCTAACACAACAATTATTCGAATAAACCCTTATGATAATGAAAATTCTAACGAACAAGAAATTATCAATTTACAGGAATTGAAAGAAGGAGATAGAAGGAATGTAAATAGTACTGTCAAATTTCAGATTGCCCAATGGATCTATGTACCTTTTAATTTTGAGCAAAAAGATCGCACCCGGCAACTTGTAGATTCATTAAAAAGACAAGGTCTCGAATTAAATAGCCTTACTTCAATTGACAGAATTCTTGGCAGTAAGGCTAAGATAAAGGAAGCCTATAACGCAATAGATGGAAATTTGAACGAAAATTCTATGGTGGTTTTTTCTGGGCCTTTAGATGGGGTTAAGTTATCTGCAAAAATTCAATTCAATGCTTTTACTGCTGGGCACTGGCATTATCGTTATTACGCTTCCTGCTTATATACGGGTGATTTTAATGCAAAGGCTTTGCCAAACGTAAAAGCAATTATAACTTTCATAGGGCAGTTTGCTCAACCTTTGGGCACTCTTCAAATTCCGCATCATGGTTCTGCGCATAATTTTTCAGATTACATTTTAGGAACACATCCATGTTTATGTGTAGTTTCAGTAGGTAACTTTAATACTTATGGTCATCCTTCTCAAGATGTTTTAAATTCCATATTAAGAAGCAATGGCCGACCGCAAGTCGTGACCGAGAACATTGAATCTATCTACATTCAAACAATTGATAATAGTTCTGGAAATTAA
- a CDS encoding ATPase, protein MNPYDYDKAIAWLQERGSQIYGPGFKILQSDHELIKKLLSYFLNDQVTANKLGIDLHKGILLTGPIGAGKSSLINLMRFYQPANNRFIIRSCRDVSFEFIKEGYDVIHRYSHRSFQNSEPIIYCFDDLGTENNLKFFGNECNIMAEILLSRYDLFVSRKLITHITTNLSASEIEQYYGNRVRSRMRELFNLIAFDKTTKDKRK, encoded by the coding sequence ATGAACCCTTATGATTACGATAAAGCAATAGCTTGGCTACAAGAACGTGGCTCGCAAATATATGGTCCAGGATTCAAAATCCTGCAATCCGACCACGAACTCATAAAAAAACTGTTAAGCTATTTTTTAAACGATCAGGTCACTGCAAATAAACTCGGTATCGATCTTCACAAAGGAATTCTTCTAACAGGTCCAATTGGCGCCGGCAAATCCTCCCTCATAAATCTCATGCGCTTCTACCAACCCGCAAACAATCGCTTTATTATCCGTTCTTGCCGCGATGTAAGCTTCGAATTCATCAAAGAGGGTTACGATGTCATTCATCGATACAGCCATCGTAGCTTTCAAAACTCAGAGCCAATAATCTATTGTTTCGATGATCTCGGAACAGAAAATAATCTCAAATTCTTCGGTAACGAATGTAATATCATGGCAGAAATCCTCCTTAGTCGTTATGATCTATTTGTGTCTCGTAAACTCATCACGCACATCACAACAAACCTCTCGGCCTCCGAAATAGAACAATACTATGGCAATCGCGTTAGATCCCGTATGCGGGAGCTATTTAATCTCATCGCTTTCGATAAAACAACTAAGGATAAGAGAAAGTAA
- a CDS encoding RteC domain-containing protein: MITEIFDHNAVFMEQFEKVNQSLEEQLAFIAQETLSAVKQAELSVPVCIKALDALKKLVQKQGFKSEKNEIFFFKYLKPKIACKLIYHIQVFNIETGRPSGTKKQQKKYFEKHLKAINRFTENNIDLCQYYRSDSTFLDEKYFVRGKADLHLILDSNFFNFDSTFNTSHDHLVAQILANDMLSLYIREAITNIDARLNEPEQNQQNRLTWTDSKAHLVELIYALHATGSFENGRADIKEIASSIQKAFNIDLGNYYHVYLEIRNRKTNRTKFLSLLQESLSKRMDEMDEK, translated from the coding sequence ATGATTACTGAAATATTCGACCATAATGCAGTCTTTATGGAACAGTTTGAGAAGGTAAATCAAAGTCTTGAGGAACAATTGGCGTTCATTGCTCAGGAAACGCTTAGCGCAGTAAAACAAGCTGAGCTCTCGGTACCGGTATGCATTAAAGCTTTGGATGCGCTGAAAAAATTGGTTCAAAAGCAAGGCTTCAAGTCTGAGAAGAATGAAATATTTTTCTTTAAGTACCTCAAACCAAAAATTGCTTGCAAACTTATTTATCACATTCAGGTTTTCAATATCGAAACCGGTCGTCCTTCTGGAACAAAGAAACAGCAGAAAAAGTATTTCGAAAAACATTTAAAAGCCATAAACCGTTTTACTGAAAACAATATTGATTTGTGCCAGTATTATCGGAGCGATAGCACATTTCTCGATGAAAAGTATTTCGTCCGCGGTAAAGCCGATCTTCATTTGATCCTTGATAGCAACTTCTTTAATTTCGATTCAACCTTTAACACATCTCACGATCATTTAGTAGCACAGATTCTCGCTAACGATATGCTTTCATTATACATTCGTGAGGCCATTACAAACATAGATGCCCGCTTAAATGAACCGGAGCAAAACCAACAAAATCGCCTCACCTGGACCGATTCCAAAGCCCACTTGGTTGAACTCATATACGCACTCCACGCCACCGGTTCCTTCGAAAACGGCCGTGCCGATATCAAAGAAATAGCCTCCAGCATCCAAAAAGCATTCAATATCGACCTCGGCAACTACTACCACGTATACTTAGAGATCCGTAACCGAAAAACAAATCGCACTAAATTCTTATCTTTATTACAGGAATCCCTGTCTAAACGAATGGACGAGATGGATGAAAAGTAA
- a CDS encoding alpha/beta fold hydrolase, which translates to MMETKTWLNRKEYPFKSNFFETGIGKMHYIDEGEGDPILFIHGNPTWSFTYRKIIKVLSVKYRCIAVDLIGFGLSDKPFNWYYKPEHHAKYIAAFIDQMNLKNLTLVVNDWGGPIGLSYAVNNPDNIKSLVLFNTWMWSVKGYGYYERFSGFMGGKLGRFLIKYFNFFGRSVVPMATGNKANFPKEMQYHYFAHLETKQDRKGSWVFPKEIINSSDWLDSLWQKRQAIKKTPVLLLWGLKDIAFRKDILKKWEDFFDCSESHEYLDAGHYPQEEKGNDAAERIFSFLHSI; encoded by the coding sequence ATGATGGAAACTAAAACATGGCTTAATAGAAAAGAGTACCCTTTCAAGTCTAATTTCTTTGAAACGGGTATTGGTAAAATGCACTATATCGACGAAGGGGAAGGTGATCCGATTTTATTCATTCATGGCAACCCCACTTGGTCATTTACGTATCGTAAAATCATCAAAGTACTTTCTGTTAAATACAGATGTATTGCTGTCGATCTCATCGGTTTTGGTTTATCTGACAAGCCTTTTAACTGGTATTACAAACCCGAACATCACGCCAAATATATCGCTGCTTTCATTGATCAAATGAACTTAAAGAACTTAACCTTGGTCGTGAATGATTGGGGTGGACCTATAGGCTTATCTTATGCTGTAAATAATCCCGACAATATCAAATCACTGGTGTTATTCAATACCTGGATGTGGTCTGTAAAAGGCTATGGTTACTACGAGAGATTTTCGGGTTTCATGGGCGGTAAATTGGGACGTTTTCTAATTAAATATTTCAATTTCTTTGGTCGTTCAGTTGTTCCAATGGCTACTGGTAATAAAGCGAATTTCCCTAAAGAAATGCAGTACCATTACTTTGCACATCTTGAAACAAAACAAGATCGGAAGGGCAGCTGGGTATTTCCAAAAGAAATTATTAATTCATCAGATTGGCTCGATTCTTTATGGCAAAAAAGACAAGCCATCAAAAAAACGCCGGTGCTTCTTTTATGGGGATTAAAAGATATTGCGTTTCGCAAAGATATCTTAAAGAAATGGGAAGATTTTTTTGACTGTTCTGAGTCTCATGAGTACCTAGATGCAGGTCACTATCCACAAGAAGAAAAAGGAAATGATGCTGCTGAACGTATTTTTAGTTTCTTGCATTCTATTTAA